A DNA window from Limanda limanda chromosome 6, fLimLim1.1, whole genome shotgun sequence contains the following coding sequences:
- the LOC133003403 gene encoding extracellular calcium-sensing receptor-like codes for MLGGILSFHSSWKNREETYTHRPLPLECTSLNFRGFQFAQAMLFAIEEINNNTNLLPGISLGYKIYDACGSIARSVRAALALANGNDVVSAPSATPCTKPAQVQAIMGETSSSPCMAIATVIGPFHIPLISHYATCACLSDKTKYPSFLRTIPSDYYQSRALAQLVKHFGWSWVGAIRTNDDYGNSGMATFTESARQLGICLEYSVSFFRTDPPDKILKIINVIKASTSKVIIAFLSPSDMGVLIHEMSNHNLTGYQWVGSEGWISDSQTAEMNGHHILDGAIGLSIPKAHVRGMREFILNVKPLNSSGNEMFTEFWEALFSCKFKRSTANQRECTGGEDLTQVHNSFTDMSLMPIFNNVYKGVYAVAHALHSILGCNETCNDKVQLNPLTILQRIGSIQFKTKEGDKVYFNEDGDPAAEYEIINWQRAESGLVEFVTVGLYDASLPTDKQLNLHNTSLIWAQNSKQVPVSVCSENCPPGARKVLQKGKPVCCFDCIRCAEGEISNVADSVSCVRCHPEFWSNEGRDACVKKEAEFLSYEEIMGALLTTACLFGTCMTAVVALIFFRNRKTPIVRANNSELSFLLLFSLTLCFLCSLSFIGRPSEWSCMLRHTAFGITFVLCISCVLGKTMVVLMAFRARLPGRNGMKWFGPAQQRLSVLGFTLIQVIICILWLTISPPFPFKNFKEFKNKIILECALGSVVGFWAALGYIGILAILCFILAFLARKLPDNFNEAKFITFSMLIFCAVWITFIPAYVSSPGKFSVAVEIFAILASSFGLLICIFIPKCYIILYKPEKNTKKNIMGKVALK; via the exons ATGTTGGGGGGAATCTTATCATTCCACAGCAGctggaaaaacagagaggaaacctACACTCACAGACCACTGCCACTGGAGTGCACCAG TTTGAATTTCAGAGGGTTCCAGTTTGCCCAGGCTATGCTTTTTGCCATCGAGGAGATTAATAACAACACAAATTTACTGCCTGGCATCTCTCTGGGATATAAAATTTACGATGCCTGTGGCTCCATCGCCAGAAGTGTGAGGGCTGCTCTGGCCTTGGCTAACGGTAACGATGTTGTATCTGCCCCCTCCGCAACGCCGTGTACCAAACCTGCACAGGTGCAGGCCATCATGGGagaaacctcctcctctccgtgcATGGCTATAGCTACTGTCATCGGGCCATTTCATATCCCACTG aTCAGCCACTATGCCACCTGCGCTTGTCTCAGTGACAAAACCAAGTACCCGTCCTTCCTCAGAACAATACCCAGTGACTACTACCAGAGCAGAGCCCTTGCCCAGCTGGTCAAGCACTTTGGTTGGAGCTGGGTTGGAGCCATTAGAACCAATGATGATTACGGAAATAGCGGCATGGCTACGTTCACAGAAAGTGCCCGACAGCTGGGCATCTGTCTGGAGTactctgtgtctttcttcaGAACAGATCCGCCCGACAAAATACTAAAGATAATCAACGTCATCAAGGCTTCCACCTCTAAGGTGATTattgcttttctctctccctcggATATGGGTGTGCTGATACATGAGATGTCCAACCACAACCTGACTGGTTACCAGTGGGTGGGCAGCGAGGGCTGGATCTCTGATTCTCAAACTGCAGAAATGAATGGGCATCACATCCTGGACGGGGCCATAGGCCTGTCCATCCCCAAAGCACATGTCAGGGGCATGAGAGAGTTTATACTGAATGTGAAGCCGCTCAATTCATCCGGTAATGAAATGTTTACAGAGTTCTGGGAGGCTTTATTCAGCTGTAAGTTCAAACGGTCCACAGCGAACCAGAGAGAATGTACTGGGGGTGAAGATCTGACCCAAGTGCACAACAGCTTCACTGACATGTCTCTCATGCCGATATTTAACAATGTCTATAAAGGAGTTTATGCTGTGGCTCATGCACTTCATAGCATTCTTGGCTGTAATGAAACATGTAATGACAAAGTGCAGCTCAATCCATTGACG ATTTTACAGCGCATAGGAAGCATTCAGTTCAAAACAAAGGAAGGAGACAAGGTTTACTTTAATGAAGATGGCGACCCAGCAGCAGAGTATGAAATCATAAACTGGCAGCGAGCAGAAAGCGGCTTGGTGGAGTTTGTCACAGTCGGTCTTTATGATGCGTCTTTACCTACAGACAAACAGCTGAATCTGCACAATACGTCTTTAATCTGGGCACAgaactcaaaacag GTGCCTGTGTCAGTTTGCAGTGAGAATTGTCCCCCAGGAGCCAGGAAGGTTCTCCAGAAAGGAAAACCTGTCTGCTGCTTTGACTGTATAAGATgtgcagagggagaaataaGCAACGTTGCAG ATTCTGTCTCCTGTGTGCGATGCCATCCTGAATTCTGGTCGAATGAGGGAAGAGACGCCTGTGtgaagaaagaggcagagtttCTTTCGTATGAAGAAATTATGGGAGCGCTGCTCACCACGGCGTGCCTGTTTGGAACATGTATGACCGCAGTCGTGGCACTCATCTTTTTCAGAAACAGGAAAACTCCCATCGTCAGGGCCAACAACTCCGAactcagcttcctgctgctcttctccctgactctgtgctTCCTGTGCTCCCTGAGCTTCATCGGCCGGCCCTCCGAGTGGTCCTGCATGCTGCGGCACACTGCGTTCGGCATCACCTTCGTCCTCTGCATCTCTTGTGTCCTCGGCAAAACTATGGTGGTGTTAATGGCCTTTAGGGCGAGACTTCCAGGCAGAAATGGGATGAAATGGTTTGGTCCAGCACAGCAGAGGCTCAGTGTTCTAGGGTTCACTCTCATACAGGTTATTATATGCATCTTATGGTTGACaatttctcctcctttcccaTTCAAGAACTTTAAAGAATTCAAGAACAAAATTATCCTGGAGTGCGCGCTGGGCTCAGTTGTAGGATTCTGGGCCGCACTCGGGTATATCGGGATTCTGGCCATTTTATGTTTCATTCTTGCTTTTCTGGCGCGGAAATTACCCGATAACTTTAACGAAGCCAAATTCATCACCTTCAGCATGTTGATATTCTGCGCAGTCTGGATCACTTTTATTCCAGCCTATGTCAGCTCTCCTGGGAAGTTCAGTGTAGCAGTGGAAATCTTTGCTATTCTGGCCTCAAGTTTTGGACttctcatttgtatttttattccaaaatgttatattatctTATATAAACCGGAGAAGAATACAAAGAAGAATATTATGGGGAAGGTGGCACTAAAATAG